The following are from one region of the Advenella mimigardefordensis DPN7 genome:
- a CDS encoding D-2-hydroxyacid dehydrogenase family protein, whose protein sequence is MHIIIPEDYQNCVRNLDCFKKLQEHEVTVYNDSCKDPAELVRRFASADALVLTRERTVLTEDILRQLPRLKLISQIGKVAGHIDLEACRRQGIAVAQGTGSGTATAELTWALVLASRRHIVSEANRLQQGQWQGRLGQKLQGHRLGVWSYGRIGEQVARYGRAFGMNVWVWGRAGSTDKARADGFEVAPTREVFFAQSDIVSLHIRLNDETRGIVKQADLARMGAHALIVNTSRAELIETGALQNALANGAPGFAAVDVYEQEPATTSPLINMPNVLCTPHLGYVERDNYENYFGTAFDNINQFFLGKPENLV, encoded by the coding sequence ATGCATATCATTATCCCTGAAGATTATCAGAATTGTGTTCGCAATCTGGACTGTTTCAAGAAACTGCAGGAGCACGAGGTGACGGTCTACAATGACAGTTGTAAAGATCCTGCTGAACTGGTGCGGCGTTTTGCATCTGCCGATGCGCTGGTGCTGACCCGGGAGCGAACGGTGCTGACTGAAGATATACTCAGGCAATTGCCCCGGTTAAAGCTGATCAGTCAAATCGGCAAGGTAGCGGGCCATATTGATCTTGAAGCCTGCCGGCGGCAGGGCATCGCCGTGGCGCAGGGAACCGGATCGGGCACGGCGACAGCAGAACTCACCTGGGCGTTGGTTTTGGCGAGTCGCCGGCATATTGTGAGCGAAGCTAATCGCCTGCAGCAAGGTCAGTGGCAGGGACGTCTTGGCCAGAAACTGCAGGGACACCGATTGGGTGTATGGAGTTACGGCAGAATTGGCGAGCAGGTTGCGCGATATGGTCGTGCCTTTGGCATGAACGTCTGGGTGTGGGGGCGGGCAGGCTCGACCGATAAAGCACGAGCCGATGGTTTTGAAGTGGCACCGACCAGGGAAGTGTTTTTTGCGCAAAGCGATATCGTTTCCCTGCATATTCGTCTGAATGATGAGACGCGGGGTATTGTCAAACAGGCTGACCTTGCCAGAATGGGTGCCCATGCATTGATCGTCAATACCAGCAGGGCGGAGCTGATTGAAACCGGCGCGCTCCAGAACGCGCTGGCTAACGGCGCACCGGGCTTTGCTGCCGTTGACGTCTATGAACAGGAGCCAGCCACCACTTCGCCACTCATTAATATGCCAAACGTATTGTGTACACCGCATCTCGGTTATGTCGAACGTGATAACTACGAGAATTATTTCGGCACGGCGTTTGATAATATCAATCAGTTTTTCCTGGGAAAGCCAGAAAATCTGGTATGA